Sequence from the Acidobacteriota bacterium genome:
CGCGTGCTGGTTCACTATTCCGGCTGGACCACCGATGGCCGCATGTTCGACAGCTCGGTGAGCCGTGGTGAGCCCATCGCGTTCGGCCTGTACCAGGTGATCGCCGGCTGGACCGAGGGCGTGCAGCTCATGGTCGAAGGCGAGACCCGCCGGTTCTGGATTCCAGAGCACCTGGCCTACGGCGGACGCCCCGGCGCGCCAGCGGGCATGCTGGTGTTCGACGTCGAGCTGATCCGCATCGAGTCGTAGTCGGCCAACGAGTTGCCAGGGGTTGAAACCCCTGGCCTCCATCCCCATAGGAGAGTGGCCTCCATCTGATTGGGGATGGAGCGAACGGCTTTCAACCTGTTGGTCACGAGCTGTGGCGGCGTGACAGGCGGGAGTACTGGAACGACTGCGCGCTGCCCCACGGCGTCGTGTGGACGTGCGGGCGCGCGTCGCGCAGGTCGAAGTCCGGTCCGAGTTCGGCGGCGAGCGACTCCGGCGAATACCGTTGCACGGGCAGGCCGCTGCACCGCTCGGGTCCATCGAGCGCGAACGTCGCGATGATGGCGCTGCCTCCCGGCTTCAGCGTGTCCATCAGGTGTCGCTTGTAGCGCATCCGATCGTCGGGCGTCGTCAGGAAGTGGAACACGGCGCGGTCGTGCCAGATGTCCATCGGCTTCAGCTGCCATTCGCCCGTGACGTCGGCTTCGATCCAGATAGGCGTGCGCACCGTCGACCCGAGGCGCGACTTCGCGCGGTCGAGCGCGGCACCCGAGACATCGAGTACCGCCAGACAATCGAGGCCGCGCGCCGTCAGGGCATCGACCAGGTGCGAGTCGCCACCTCCGACATCAAGCACGCACGTCTCTCCCGTCATGCCGGCATCGTCCAGCATCTCGAGGGAGATCGCCGGCAGCGGCTCGAACCAGCTCACATCCTGCTCGGCCTTCGTCGTGTAGACGTGATTCCAGTGGTCGGCGCGTTTCATGTCATGCGTTCCCGGACCTGGTCGACCCGTTGCTATAGTGCTCCATCGCGATGAATCATGCAGCATCGGAGTCCGGGCGACGCTCTTTCGTGCAGTATCGCGGCCCCGCTGTCGTAGCCGCGGCGATCGCCGTGCTCGCGGCGTGGCTTGGCGCGTCGTTCGGTGCCCGACAGTCTGCGTTGATGCTCGTCGGTGTCGCGGCGGGGCTGGTGCTCTACCACGCCGCGTTCGGGTTCACCTCGTCCTGGCGCACTTTCATCGCCACCGGCCGCGGCGCGGGCCTCCGCGCGCAGATGCTGATGCTGGCGACCGCCTGTCTGGTGTTCTTTCCGCTGCTCGCGACGGGCGAATTCCACGGACAACCGCTGCGCGGGTTCGTGTCGCCCGTTGGGGTCTCCGTGGTCGTCGGCGCGTTCATGTTCGGCGTGGGGATGCAGCTCGGCGGCGGCTGCGCGTCGGGCACGCTCTATACGGCGGGGGGCGGCAACACGCGAATGCTCGTGACGCTGACGGCCTTCATCGTCGGCTCGGTGATCGGAACCGTTCATGGACCGTGGTGGACGGCCACGCCGGCATTCGCGCCCATCTCGTTGATTCAGCGCCATGGTGCGCCGGTTGCGCTCGGGCTCAGCCTGCTGCTGTTTGCCGCGATCGCGTCCTTCACGATCGCGATCGAACGTCGTCGCCATGGTTCGTTCGAGTCGCTGTCGGGACAAGCCGGTGACGACGTGCGCCATCGCTGGCTGCATGGCCCGTGGCCGCTCGTCGCCGGTGCGCTCGGGCTCGCCGCGGTGAACATCGCGACGCTGCTGCTGGCCGGGCGGCCGTGGGGCGTCACCGGCGCCTTCGCCTTGTGGGGCGCCAAGGCGCTCGCGTCGGCGGGCGTGCCGATTCACACGTGGCCGTCATTTGCGACTCCCGCCCAGAGAGCCGCGCTCGACGCCAGCGTGCTCGCCGACGTGACGAGCGTGATGAACGTCGGGATCGTGCTCGGCGCACTGACGGCCGCCATGCTCGCGGGACGATTCGCCCCCGTGTGGCGCGTACCCGCACGGTCGCTGGTCGCCGCTGTCGTCGGTGGCCTGCTGCTCGGTTACGGCGCGCGCATCGCCTACGGCTGCAACATCGGTGCGTACTTCAGCGGCATCGCGTC
This genomic interval carries:
- a CDS encoding FKBP-type peptidyl-prolyl cis-trans isomerase encodes the protein MIPAPSDVAAPPADATTTPSGLASRQLEAGTGTTHPGPRSRVLVHYSGWTTDGRMFDSSVSRGEPIAFGLYQVIAGWTEGVQLMVEGETRRFWIPEHLAYGGRPGAPAGMLVFDVELIRIES
- a CDS encoding class I SAM-dependent methyltransferase, which translates into the protein MKRADHWNHVYTTKAEQDVSWFEPLPAISLEMLDDAGMTGETCVLDVGGGDSHLVDALTARGLDCLAVLDVSGAALDRAKSRLGSTVRTPIWIEADVTGEWQLKPMDIWHDRAVFHFLTTPDDRMRYKRHLMDTLKPGGSAIIATFALDGPERCSGLPVQRYSPESLAAELGPDFDLRDARPHVHTTPWGSAQSFQYSRLSRRHSS
- a CDS encoding YeeE/YedE family protein codes for the protein MNHAASESGRRSFVQYRGPAVVAAAIAVLAAWLGASFGARQSALMLVGVAAGLVLYHAAFGFTSSWRTFIATGRGAGLRAQMLMLATACLVFFPLLATGEFHGQPLRGFVSPVGVSVVVGAFMFGVGMQLGGGCASGTLYTAGGGNTRMLVTLTAFIVGSVIGTVHGPWWTATPAFAPISLIQRHGAPVALGLSLLLFAAIASFTIAIERRRHGSFESLSGQAGDDVRHRWLHGPWPLVAGALGLAAVNIATLLLAGRPWGVTGAFALWGAKALASAGVPIHTWPSFATPAQRAALDASVLADVTSVMNVGIVLGALTAAMLAGRFAPVWRVPARSLVAAVVGGLLLGYGARIAYGCNIGAYFSGIASGSLHGWLWLVAAFAGNVIGVRLRPYCGLSAR